CGCCGATCAGATCCTTTGCCACGCTGTCGCCGTCCAGAGCGACCAGGGTCGCGGCGATCCGGACGTGCGGCGCCGACTGCGGTGAGTAGCTGATCAGCCGGCACACCTGCATGGGCTCGGCGGTCACCGGGAGCTGGGCGATGATCGCTCCCCAGCGCCCGGACGCAGCCAGCCGCTCCAGGGTGGGAACGACATCCTCCCTGGTGGCGCAGCTGGTGCAAGCGTGCTCCACGTCGATCTCGAGATGCTCGATCACCCCGTTCACGTCGCTGACCGTGCGGACCAGCACCTCGCGATCCGGATCGAGCTCGTGGCGCACCACCACCGCGCTGGGCAGATCCAGCTGCATCGAGATGGTCGCCTGGATCATCGGCTCGGCGTCGACGCCACTGATCAGGATCACCGGCACCTTCAGTGACGCGCGCCTCATCCCTGCCTCGCCTTCATCCGCGGGTTGCGCTTGTTGATCACGAAGGTGCGTCCCCGGCGATGGACGATCTGCGCGCCCGGGATGGCCTTGAGCGCCCGCAGCGAGTTGCGCACCTTCATCGCGTCACCCCGTAGCGGCGCTGGAAGCGCTCGACGCGGCCTTCGGTGTCGACGACCCGTTCGCGTCCGCTCCACAGTGGGTGGGACGCGCTGGAGATCTCGACGTCGACCAGCGGGTAGGTGGCGCCGTCGAACTCGATGGTCTTGTCGGTGGCGATCGTGGAGCCGGTCCGGAAGACCAGGTCGCCCGACCGGTCGCGGAAGACCACCTGGCGGTACTCGGGATGGATGTTGGCTTTCATGTCACCTGCTACTCTAGTTGATAACGGTTCTCATTATCCATAGAGGAACAAGATGTCGCAAACCTGTCAGGTGACCGGGGCTCGTCCGGGCTTCGGCAACAACGTCTCCCACTCGCATCGGCGCACCCGACGCCGCTTCGACGTGAACGTCCAGCACAAGCGCTACTGGGTGCCCAGCCTGGGACGCGCGGTGCAGCTGCGGGTCAGCGCCCGCGGCATCTCAGTGATCGACCGCCGCGGGATCGACGCGGTCGTGGCCGAGCTGCAGGCGCAAGGGGTGAAGCTCTGATGGCCGGCTCGAAGGGCAAGGACCTGCGTCCGATCGTCAAGCTGCGCTCGACGGCGGGCACCGGCTACACCTACGTGACCCGCAAGAACCGCCGCAACGATCCCGAGCGGATGGTGCTGCGCAAGTTCGACCCGATCATCCGCGCGCACGTCGAGTTCAAGGAGGCCCGCTGATGGCCAGCCAGGCCAAGATCGCGGCCGAGGCCCGACGCCGGGCGACCGTGGCCCGCTACGCGTCGCGCCGCGCGGAGTTGAAGGAGTCCGCGCGCACCGGGGCGACTCTGGAGGAACGGATGGCCGCCCAGCGGGCGCTGGCCCGGCTCCCCCGCGACGCCAGTCCGGTCCGTCTGCGCAACCGCGATGCCACCGACGGACGTCCGCGCGGCTATCTGCGCAAGGCCGGCGTCTCCCGGGTGAAGTTCCGGGAGCTGGCCCATGCCGGCTTCCTGCCCGGGATCACCAAGTCGTCCTGGTAGGGCGAGGGCGGACGCTCAGCAGGCCCACTCCACGCAGGGCGACCCGACCAGGCCGGTATCCTGCCGTGGTCGCAATGCGAGGAGTACGCCGATGAGTTCGTCCGCCCACACCACCGCCGGCCAGGGCGCTTGGCACTGTCTGGACGGCAATGAGGCGGCCGCATCGGTGGCCCACCGGCTCAGCGATGTCTGCGCCATCTATCCGATCACCCCGGCCTCGCCCATGGGCGAACTGGCCGACGCCTGGAGCGACCGCGGCCGGAAGAACCTGTGGGGTGCAGTGCCGCAGGTGATCGAGCTGCAGTCCGAGGCCGGCGCGGCCGGCACCCTGCACGGCGCGGTCACCGCCGGCGCTCTGGGCTCGAGCTTCACCAGCTCACAAGGGCTGTTGCTGATGCTGCCGAACATGTTCAAGATCGCCGGCGAGCTCACCCCGGCCGTGCTGCATGTGGCGGCCCGGGCCATCGCCACCCACGCACTGTCCATCTTCGGCGACCACTCCGACGTGATGGCGGCCCGTTCCACCGGGTGGTGCCTGCTGGCGTCCAACAACGTCCAGGAGGCCCACGACCTGGCTGCCGTGGCCCACGCCGCCGCCATTCGGTCCCGGGTGCCGTTCCTGCACTTCTTCGACGGATTCCGGACCAGCCACGAGGTGAACCGGATCCAGCTGCTCAGCGACGACGATCTGCACGCGCTAATCGACGAGGACGCCGTGGCCGCCCATCGGGCCCGCGGGCTGCGTCCGTCCGCGCCGGTGCTGCGCGGCACCGCGCAGAACCCGGACGTCTTCTTCCAGGGCCGCGAGGCGGCCAACCCGTTCTACGACGCCGTGCCCGGCATCGTGGCGGCCGCCATGGACGATCTGGCCGAGCGCACCGGACGCCGCTATCACTTGGTCGACTACTACGGCGCCCCGGACGCCGAGCGGGTGATCGTGGCCATGGGTTCGGCCATCGACACCGTCCGGGCCAGCGTGGACGCCCTAGTGGCCGCCGGCGAGCGGGTCGGCGTCCTGGCCGTCCGGCTGTACCGTCCGTTCCCGGCCGAGGCCCTGGCTGCGGCCCTGCCCGAGACCGTCACCTCGGTGGCCGTGCTGGATCGGGTCAAGGAGCCGGGTGCGCTGGGTGAACCGCTGTTCCTGGACGTGGTGGCCGCGCTGGCCGAGGCCCGCGACGTCCCACCCAAGGTGATCGGCGGCCGCTACGGGCTGGGCTCGAAGGAGTTCACTCCGCGCGATGCGGCCGCGGTCTTCGCCGAGCTGGCCAAGGGACGCGCCGCCAAGCGCCGGTTCACGGTCGGCATCCGCGACGACGTCACCGGGCTCAGCCTTGACACCGATCCCGACTTCATCGTGCCTAGCCAGGGACGCCAAGCCGTGTTCTACGGGCTCGGCTCGGACGGCACTGTGGGCGCCAACAAGAACTCGGTGAAGCTGATCGGCGAGCACACCGACCTGTTCGCCCAGGGCTACTTCGTCTACGACTCCAAGAAGTCCGGCTCGGTGACCGTCTCGCACCTGCGGTTCGGCCCGGAGCCGATCGCCGCGCCCTACCTGATCGAGGCCGCCGACTTCGTGGCCGTGCACCACTTCGGATTGTTGTCCCGGCTGCCGGTGCTGGACATCGCCGCGCCGGGCGCCACCGTCCTGCTGGCCACCGGCTACTCCGGGGACGAGCTGTGGGAGCACCTGACCCCGGCCGTCCAGGCCCAGATCGCGGCCAAGCAGCTGAAGGTGTTCACCATCGACGCCCCCGCCGTGGCCAAGGCCGCCGGACTGGGCCGGCGGGTGAACACGGTGATGCAGGCCTGCTTCTTCGCGCTGGCCCAGGTGCTGCCCACCGACGAGGCCCTCGAGCTGATCAAGGCCAGCGCGGCCAAGAGCTATGCCCGGCGCGGCGCGGACGTGGTGGCGGCCAACCTGGCCGCCATCGATGCCGCGGTCGGCGGGTTGCAGAGCGTCCGGATCGGCGAGGTGCGCGCGGCCGAGCCGGTCAGCGCCGGCCCGTCCGCCGATGCGATCCACACCACCATCACTCGGCTGATCGCCGGCCAGGGCGACCTGCTGCCGGTCTCGGCGCTGCCGGCCGACGGCAGCTTCCCCACCGGCACCGCCAAGCTGGAGAAACGCGGCCTGGCCACCGAGCTGCCCACCTGGGATCCGGATCTGTGTACCGACTGCGGCAAATGCACCCTGGCCTGCCCGCACGCGGCCATCCGAATGAAGACCTACTCCCCCGAGCACCTCGACGGCGCCCCGGACGGCTTCCTCAGCAAGCCGGTGGTCGGACGCGACTGGCCGGCCGGAACCCGACTCACCGTCCAGGTGGCCCCGGACGACTGCACGGGCTGCACGCTGTGCGTGTCGGTCTGCCCGGCGAAGTCCCGGACCAACCCCGACCACAAGGCGCTGGACATGGTCCCGGCCGAGCAGGTGCGCGAGGCGCAGCGTCCGGCCTTCGCGCACTACCTGAGCATCCCCGAGGTCGACCGCACCCTGGTCCGCACCGACACGGTGAAGGGCTCGCAGCTGCTGGAGCCGCTGTTCGAGTTCTCCGGGGCCTGCACCGGCTGTGGTGAGACCCCGTACCTGAAGCTGGTCACCCAGTTGCTCGGCGATCGGATGGTGGTGGCCAATGCCACCGGCTGCTCGTCCATCTTCGGCGGCAACCTGCCCACCACCCCGTGGACCACCAACGCAGCCGGCCAAGGCCCGGCCTGGTCGAACTCGCTGTTCGAGGACAACGCCGAGTTCGGGATGGGCATCCAGCTGGCCGGGGCCGGACGCACCGCGCAGGCCAAGGCGCTGCTGGGCGAACTGGCCGGCGACCTGGGCCTGGGCACCGAGCTCGTCGACGGCCTGCTGTCCGAGGTGAGCATCACCGATGAGTCCGGCATCGCCGCCCAGCGCGGACGAGTGGCCGCCCTGAAGGCCGCGCTGTCCGGCGCCGTCCGCAGCCCCCGGATGGACCTGCTCGACGAGCTGGCCGACGCCCTGGTGCCGACCTCGGTCTGGGTGGTCGGCGGGGACGGCTGGGCCTACGACATCGGCTTCGGCGGACTGGATCACCTGTTCGCCTCCGGCGCCAACATCAACGTGCTGGTGCTGGATTCCGAGGTCTACTCCAATACCGGCGGGCAGGCGTCCAAGGCCACTCCACTAGGGGCGTCGGCGAAGTTCGCGGCCGGAGGCAAGGCGTCGAAGAAGAAGGATCTGGGCATGATCGCCCAGTCCTACCGGGACGTCTACGTGGCCCAGATCGCGCTGAACGCCAACGAGACCCAGGCCGTCCGCTCGATCCTGGAGGCGGCCGCCTACGACGGGCCGAGCCTGATCCTGGCCTACTCCACCTGCATCGCGCACGGCATCGAGATGGCCGACAGCGCCACCCACCAGAAGGAGGCCGTGGCCTCGGGACACTGGCCGCTGTACCGGTACCACCCGTCCCCGGAGCCGGGCGCACCGCCACTGTTCAAGCTGGATTCGAAGGCACCGTCGCTGCCGCTGGCCGACTTCTATGCCCAGGAGACCCGCTACACCAGCGTGGCCCGGGCCAACCCGGAGCTGGCCGAGCGGCTGGTCGTCCAGGCCCAGGCGGACGCCGAGCAGCGCTACCGCCACTACCAGTGGCTCAGCAACGAGCTGTGAGCTAGGCCATTTCCTCCGCGGTCGGAGCGGTGGCCGCACCGAGCCGGGTGACCGAGATGGCGGCCGCCTTGTTGGCCGCCACCAACGCGTCCGGCACTGAGTCGCCGAGCAACAGTCGGGCCACCAGGACGCCGGTGTGGGTATCCCCGGCACCGGCAGTGTCGACGGCCTCGACCCGCGGAACCGGGAAGCTCAGGATCTGGTCGCCGAGCGCACCCCCGGTGGCGTAGCAGCCGGACGCTCCGGATCGCAGCACCACCAGCGCGCCGGCCGGCAGCGGCAGCTCCCGGCGCAGCGCGTTCACCAGGGTCACCCCGGTGAACGGTGTCGCACTGAGTTCCTGCGCTTCCGGCTCGTTCAGGGTGAGCACGTCCAGGTGCTCGAGGATGGCGAAGGACCGCTCGGCCGGGATCCGGGCCACCAGCGGGCCGGGGTCCAGGATCAGCTTGGCCGGCACCTTGCCTGCCACGACCCAGTCGGTGATCGAGGCGCCGCTGACCGGGTAGAGCAGGTCGTAGCCGGACAGCACCAGGTAATCCGATCCGGTGATCGCCGGGACCTCGAGCTCGGCCGGAGTCAGGTCCCCCTCGACGCCGGGCAGCGTGATGTAGCTGGTGGTCAGGTCGGGTTCGGCCAGACCCACGCAGAAGCCGGTGTCACCGGTCTCGGTCGGCGGCAGCGCGAGTTGGACGCCCTCAGCCGCCAAAGCCCGCCGAACCAGGTCGCCGTTGCGCCCGGCGCCGTGCCGACCCAGGTAGGAGACCCGGACGCCCTGGCGGGCCGCCGCGGTGACCACGTTCAGGCCACCGCCGACCTCGGTCCGGGCGGTGTCGGCCAGCACGTCCCCGCCGCGCGGCGGCAGGTGCGAGACCGACAAGGTCACGTCGATCAGGATGCTGACCAGGGATAACACCTGGCCGTTCGGGGCTGCCATTACTTCTCCTCGGCAAGATGGATGGCCGCTTCAGGCTCGGCCTCGTGGGCGGGTTCGCCCGGCGATTGCGGCATGTGCGGCTCCGAATCGGCAAGCAGTCGAGCCGCCGAGACGCTCTGGTGGTGCCGCAACGGCTCCAGCACCCAGTAGACCGCTGCGGCCGCCAATCCGGCAACCAGCCAGCCGAGCGAGTTCTGGCCGATCCAGTTGTCGACGAAGGGGCCGGCGAACCAGATCTGCTCGCCCCACCCGATCCGAGTGAAGAGCAAGCCGAACACCGTCGCGGCCAGCCAGGTGCCCAGTGCTCCCCAGTGCACTCCGCCCCGGAACCAGTAGGCGCCCCCGGGTTGGGTGTCCAGCAGGGCGTCCGGGTCGTAGCCGGAGCGGCGGCGCAGGTCCATTCCGAAGATGCCCGCCCACGCCGACAACGGCAGGGCCAGCAGGGTCAGGAAGGTGGTGAACGGGCCGAAGAAGTCCTGGGCCACCACGGTGATGTACAACGATCCGACGGTAATCAGTGCCGCGTCGATGAGCACCGCGTGGGTCCGTCGCAGCGGGACGCCGCCGGCCAGCAGGCTCAGCCCTGAGGAGTACATCGACAAGTCGGCGGCGGCGATCAAACCCATGGCTGCGGTGATCAGGTACGGGATCAGCATCCAGTCCGGCAAGGCCGCGCCGATGGCCGCGACCGGATCGCTGGCGCCGGCCAAGCTCGAGTCGGTGATCGCCATCAACGCACCTAGGCCGATCAGCAGCACCAGCGGGATCCCGGCGCCGACCACGGTGACCACGGTGATGGTGCGGGCCCGCACCGACGGAGCCAGGTAGCGCGCATAGTCGGGCCCGGCGGCCAGCCAGCCGATGCCGGTTCCGGCGGCGATGAAGCCGATCCCGCTGACCACGGCGGCCAGCGGCGCGGCCGGCAGCGACCAGGCCGACGCCCAATCGACGGTGGACGCCAGGAAGACCACCACCACCAACGTGGCGGCACCGAAGATCACCGTCAGCCACTTCTGAATCCACAGGATCGTAGCGTGACCGAACCAGCCGATCGCGGCGGCCAACGCGACCACCAGCAGCACCACCAGCACCGTCCCGACGGCACCCGCCTCGATGCCCACGGTGTGCAGAACCAGGACCAGCGCGAAGGCCGCGGTGGTGCACATCACGGTCTCCCAGCCGACGAAGCCGAGCCAGCCCACCAGCGTCGGCGCCCAGTTGCCGCGCACTCCGAAAACCGCTCGTGACAAGGTCAGACCCGGCGCGCCACCGAGCTTGCCGGACGTGCTGAGCCAGCCCACCATGGCAAACGATCCGCCGGCGCCGATCACGGCGACCAAGAGCGCCTGCCAGATGTTCAGGCCCACCAGGGCAACCAAGGCCGCGCCGAGGGTGATCCCCAAGACGCCCATGTTGGCCGCCAGCCACAACCAGAACAGTCCGGCCACACTGCCGGTCCGCTCCACCTCCGGAACTGGCTCGATGCCGCGGGTCTCAATTACCCCTACACCGCGAGCAATCCTGCTCATCCATTACCCCATAACGCCGTCATCACGCCCCCGCTAGCGAATATAGAGGCTACCCAGAAGCGCTGCCCGAATGGCCATCGGGCCCGGACGGGGGTTGACGTGTGCTGTGCCCCGTGCCGCCGGGCTGGTCGGCGGAACCGGGTACGGCCGGGCTTACGAGGCCAGCGGCCGGACGGTGTCCCGGAGCGCCTCGGTGAGCCACTCCTGCGGGCGAGCCAGCGCCGCCCAGGAGGCCAGAACCACAGAGCTCTCCGGCACGACGTGGACCCAGTTGCCCTCCACGGCCAGCCCGTAGACCCGGGCTTCCAGACTGGCCCGTCCCGTGCTCTCGCGGCGCAGTTTCGCCAGTGCGGCGTCGACCGGCAGCTGATAGCGCGGTGGACGATAGGGGTTGCGGTGCTCGGCCAAGGTTTGCGCCCAGACCAGCGGTGCGTCGCCGAACTCGTCCAGCACCGGACGTAGCGCCGTGGGTGCGGCCGGCCACCGATCGAAGGCGGTTCCGCGGGAATCCGGCCCGTGTTGCAGGGCCTGCCACCATTCGCGCCACAGCTTGGGATCGATCTTGACATCGGCCCTGGGCACCGGGTCGAGGAGTCGCTTGGGCAGGCACGGGTCATTGGGCAGCACCCTGGCCGCCTGGCGAACCCACAGCGCCGCATGCAACATGATCGGAGTACCGCTAAAGCTCACCGACCACTGGCCAACACCTGTCATGTGTTGCCCTCCACCCCCCGGAAGTCATCAGGCTACTACCACAGCACATAATTAGCTCTATGAAATCCGGGCAGAACTGCTAGTCAGAAGCATTTAGCCTAGCCAAGGCGGAAATCCCCAGGCCCTCTCGGTCCCCCAAAAGGGGACTGCCTGTACGAAACCGCTGTTCAGCCTTGACGGCCCCTGGTTCGGGAGTCCCACCGGGCGAACCCGGCGGCTTGCGCCTCGTCCTCGGTGGCGAACCAGGCCTCGGCCTTGGTCCGGGCATACCAGGGGCTATCCGGCGTGTGGTACAGCATCGAGTCCCGATTGCCCTTGATCTTCTCGGGCGCGAGGCTCTCCACCGGCTCGGCCGCACTGGCCGCATGACCGGCGGTCCCGAAGAGAGCGGCGGACGCAGCACTGGCGGCGGCACCGGCCCCCCACGCAGCGGCGAACTCGTCGTCCACGTCGAGCACTCGGCTGCCGACCGGCGGCCACGCGCTGGCGTAGCGCAGCGGGCCGGGGTACGGGCCGGGATCACCGCGATCAAAGGCCGCCGCCCACCAGGACGAGGTCGGCGGCTCATCAGTGGCTCCGGCAGCGATCTTGCGCTCCAGCGGGGCCGACGGCTCAGTGGTGACCGCGACCGAAGGTTCGGTCTCAACGCTCGGCTCGGCGGCAGAGGCCGGGTCGGCAGCGGGTTGCTCGCCGTCCGGGACCGGAGCCTCGGCCGGAGTCTCGTCCCGTGCAGCATCGTCCTCGACCGGCCACGGTGGCTCCAGCGGCGGCAATGCCGGGGCGTCAGCGTCAACGGCTGGAGCCGGATCGGCCTCAACCTCTGCCGACTCGGCCGGCGGCGCATCGTCCGGGGTGGCCGCGGACGGCGCGGACGCGGCTGAGCCGACGCGGATCTGCCACTCCGGGCCGACGTCACTCGGCAGCGCATCCTGCGGAGGGTCTACGACCCCGGGGATCAGCCCACCCATCACCAGCCGGCGCGGAACCGGCTTGGCCACCTGCCGAGTGGCGCTGCCAGCCATCCGCAGATAGGTCAGTCCGGCACCCAGCACGAAGGCCAGGAGCGCGAACCAGAGGTTGCCGATCATCGCTTCTCCCCCGGCTCTCGCAGCTCCTCGGTGTCGGCGAAGGCCTCGTCCGCGCTGCGGGCGGGCCACAACCGACGCAGCACCAGCCAGGTCAGTCCCGACCCGAGGCCGAAGGCGACCAGGTAGGTCGCGAAGTCGATCAGGAAGTTCATCTCTGCCTCGCTAGCCGACGCTGATCTCGGCCCGGCGATTGGCCGCCTGACCCGCTGGGGTGGAGTTGTCCGCGATCAGGTTCGCACCGCTTCGTCCCTTGGCGGCGATCGGGTTGCTGACCCCGAGTTTCCGCAACAGCTTCTTCACGGCGTCCGCTCGTTGCTGGGAGACTTTCTTGTTCCCCTCCGGCGTGCCCAGTCCATCGGTATAGCCGTAGACCACCACAGCCGCCTTCGGGCAGGCCTTCAGCAACCGGGCGGCGGCGTCGACGGCCTTCGTGCCGGCCGTGGTGAGCGCGCTCTTCTTGTTGCCGAAGGTGATCTGGCCGGTACCGGCCACGGCCTTGACCTGACCGGACAGAGTCGCGCAGTCCACCGGCGAACTGACCGCGGCGATCAGTTCGCTGCGGACACCCGCGGCCGGATAGGCGACGGCGACGGCATGCTCGGCGGCTGCGACGGCCTGCTCGGACGGGGCGGTGCCGCTCAGCGTGACGATGGATCCGTCGAATTGGACGGCAAGGTCGGGGACCAAGACGAAGGCCCCGCCCAGGGCGGCAGCCGCCTCCGCGCTGAGGCCGACCGACCCGGCGGCGATGCCGGTCTGGTCGGCCACCGTGATCTTGGCACCCAGCGCAGCCTGCAGCGCCTGGATGGCCGCCTTCTTGGCGGCCTGATCGGCGAAACTGCCGGTCACGGTGACCGTCTCCCCCACCCGAACCAGGCCGAACGGCACCGCCGTGGCCGGCGGGACAGTTGCTGAGGCGGACGAGCTGGGTGAGGTCACCGGAGTACTGGTGGACGGGATGGAAGAGGTCACCGGAGTAGTCGCCGACGGCGCTCCGGCAGCGCTGGCCGTGGCCGCTGAGCCGATCCCGAAGCCGGCACTGACCAGGGCCAGGGACAACGGGACCAGGATCGCTGCGGCCCACCACCA
The nucleotide sequence above comes from Propionicimonas paludicola. Encoded proteins:
- the ykgO gene encoding type B 50S ribosomal protein L36, encoding MKVRNSLRALKAIPGAQIVHRRGRTFVINKRNPRMKARQG
- a CDS encoding type B 50S ribosomal protein L31, with the protein product MKANIHPEYRQVVFRDRSGDLVFRTGSTIATDKTIEFDGATYPLVDVEISSASHPLWSGRERVVDTEGRVERFQRRYGVTR
- the rpmB gene encoding 50S ribosomal protein L28; translation: MSQTCQVTGARPGFGNNVSHSHRRTRRRFDVNVQHKRYWVPSLGRAVQLRVSARGISVIDRRGIDAVVAELQAQGVKL
- the rpmG gene encoding 50S ribosomal protein L33, with the translated sequence MAGSKGKDLRPIVKLRSTAGTGYTYVTRKNRRNDPERMVLRKFDPIIRAHVEFKEAR
- the rpsN gene encoding 30S ribosomal protein S14; amino-acid sequence: MASQAKIAAEARRRATVARYASRRAELKESARTGATLEERMAAQRALARLPRDASPVRLRNRDATDGRPRGYLRKAGVSRVKFRELAHAGFLPGITKSSW
- the nifJ gene encoding pyruvate:ferredoxin (flavodoxin) oxidoreductase, which encodes MSSSAHTTAGQGAWHCLDGNEAAASVAHRLSDVCAIYPITPASPMGELADAWSDRGRKNLWGAVPQVIELQSEAGAAGTLHGAVTAGALGSSFTSSQGLLLMLPNMFKIAGELTPAVLHVAARAIATHALSIFGDHSDVMAARSTGWCLLASNNVQEAHDLAAVAHAAAIRSRVPFLHFFDGFRTSHEVNRIQLLSDDDLHALIDEDAVAAHRARGLRPSAPVLRGTAQNPDVFFQGREAANPFYDAVPGIVAAAMDDLAERTGRRYHLVDYYGAPDAERVIVAMGSAIDTVRASVDALVAAGERVGVLAVRLYRPFPAEALAAALPETVTSVAVLDRVKEPGALGEPLFLDVVAALAEARDVPPKVIGGRYGLGSKEFTPRDAAAVFAELAKGRAAKRRFTVGIRDDVTGLSLDTDPDFIVPSQGRQAVFYGLGSDGTVGANKNSVKLIGEHTDLFAQGYFVYDSKKSGSVTVSHLRFGPEPIAAPYLIEAADFVAVHHFGLLSRLPVLDIAAPGATVLLATGYSGDELWEHLTPAVQAQIAAKQLKVFTIDAPAVAKAAGLGRRVNTVMQACFFALAQVLPTDEALELIKASAAKSYARRGADVVAANLAAIDAAVGGLQSVRIGEVRAAEPVSAGPSADAIHTTITRLIAGQGDLLPVSALPADGSFPTGTAKLEKRGLATELPTWDPDLCTDCGKCTLACPHAAIRMKTYSPEHLDGAPDGFLSKPVVGRDWPAGTRLTVQVAPDDCTGCTLCVSVCPAKSRTNPDHKALDMVPAEQVREAQRPAFAHYLSIPEVDRTLVRTDTVKGSQLLEPLFEFSGACTGCGETPYLKLVTQLLGDRMVVANATGCSSIFGGNLPTTPWTTNAAGQGPAWSNSLFEDNAEFGMGIQLAGAGRTAQAKALLGELAGDLGLGTELVDGLLSEVSITDESGIAAQRGRVAALKAALSGAVRSPRMDLLDELADALVPTSVWVVGGDGWAYDIGFGGLDHLFASGANINVLVLDSEVYSNTGGQASKATPLGASAKFAAGGKASKKKDLGMIAQSYRDVYVAQIALNANETQAVRSILEAAAYDGPSLILAYSTCIAHGIEMADSATHQKEAVASGHWPLYRYHPSPEPGAPPLFKLDSKAPSLPLADFYAQETRYTSVARANPELAERLVVQAQADAEQRYRHYQWLSNEL
- a CDS encoding PfkB family carbohydrate kinase codes for the protein MAAPNGQVLSLVSILIDVTLSVSHLPPRGGDVLADTARTEVGGGLNVVTAAARQGVRVSYLGRHGAGRNGDLVRRALAAEGVQLALPPTETGDTGFCVGLAEPDLTTSYITLPGVEGDLTPAELEVPAITGSDYLVLSGYDLLYPVSGASITDWVVAGKVPAKLILDPGPLVARIPAERSFAILEHLDVLTLNEPEAQELSATPFTGVTLVNALRRELPLPAGALVVLRSGASGCYATGGALGDQILSFPVPRVEAVDTAGAGDTHTGVLVARLLLGDSVPDALVAANKAAAISVTRLGAATAPTAEEMA
- a CDS encoding purine-cytosine permease family protein gives rise to the protein MSRIARGVGVIETRGIEPVPEVERTGSVAGLFWLWLAANMGVLGITLGAALVALVGLNIWQALLVAVIGAGGSFAMVGWLSTSGKLGGAPGLTLSRAVFGVRGNWAPTLVGWLGFVGWETVMCTTAAFALVLVLHTVGIEAGAVGTVLVVLLVVALAAAIGWFGHATILWIQKWLTVIFGAATLVVVVFLASTVDWASAWSLPAAPLAAVVSGIGFIAAGTGIGWLAAGPDYARYLAPSVRARTITVVTVVGAGIPLVLLIGLGALMAITDSSLAGASDPVAAIGAALPDWMLIPYLITAAMGLIAAADLSMYSSGLSLLAGGVPLRRTHAVLIDAALITVGSLYITVVAQDFFGPFTTFLTLLALPLSAWAGIFGMDLRRRSGYDPDALLDTQPGGAYWFRGGVHWGALGTWLAATVFGLLFTRIGWGEQIWFAGPFVDNWIGQNSLGWLVAGLAAAAVYWVLEPLRHHQSVSAARLLADSEPHMPQSPGEPAHEAEPEAAIHLAEEK
- a CDS encoding OmpA family protein, yielding MDAPDRAVSPQSAAAPAPMLSSEILAWHEVTRHYRRPLGGWWWAAAILVPLSLALVSAGFGIGSAATASAAGAPSATTPVTSSIPSTSTPVTSPSSSASATVPPATAVPFGLVRVGETVTVTGSFADQAAKKAAIQALQAALGAKITVADQTGIAAGSVGLSAEAAAALGGAFVLVPDLAVQFDGSIVTLSGTAPSEQAVAAAEHAVAVAYPAAGVRSELIAAVSSPVDCATLSGQVKAVAGTGQITFGNKKSALTTAGTKAVDAAARLLKACPKAAVVVYGYTDGLGTPEGNKKVSQQRADAVKKLLRKLGVSNPIAAKGRSGANLIADNSTPAGQAANRRAEISVG